One genomic window of Melanotaenia boesemani isolate fMelBoe1 chromosome 20, fMelBoe1.pri, whole genome shotgun sequence includes the following:
- the LOC121631458 gene encoding connector enhancer of kinase suppressor of ras 3-like, translating to MEPITKWTPKQVVDWMKGLDDSLQQYVTNFEKEKISGEQLLKITHQDLEELGVARIGHQELVLEAVDLLCALNYGVETDNLKNLVVRMRAATSSLHMATAERRKSPGYNGSNSRKPPNDFLTSVVELIGAAKSLLAWLDRTPLTGISDFTATKNKIIQLCLELTTTVQQDCSVYEMEEKILEVSKTLNSICDQTVRTTSDPLMSQSACLEEVQLTNIKPGEGLGMYIKSTYDGLHVITGTTEHSPADLSRKIHAGDEVIQVNQQTVVGWQLKNLVFKLREDPKGVVLLLKKRPTGTTSFTPAPLKNMRWKPPVPQSNTSMMRAQSPCSSANGSTKKEKPAILDLYIPPPPLVPYTPREMRTDSFPSISKRPKGSESPNSFLDQENRRRCPIPDYDKLSAGCPIEANVIQPRMREHKPSRGKPRPLSMPADTCVGVIDPYAKPWAQGRKGEDLLYRYLSTERIPTIAEEVPSGSPSYRRAGERHLVRVDHIRGSRYYSNSDLHNSATIPYQEDMKKAPVAPISKRTSAERSLLVSWITRLKLLTH from the exons GTTTGGATGACAGCTTGCAGCAATATGTAACTAACTTTGAGAAGGAGAAGATCAGCGGGGAACAGCTTCTAAAGATCACACATCAAGACCTGGAGGAGCTCGGGGTGGCAAGGATTGGACATCAAGAACTTGTTCTGGAGGCTGTTGATCTGCTCTGCGCTCTG AATTATGGAGTGGAAACTGATAACTTGAAGAACCTAGTTGTGAGGATGAGAGCTGCAACCAGTAGTCTCCACATGGCAACAGCTGAACGCAGAAAAAGCCCAGGGTACAACGGAAGCAACTCTCGAAAGCCTCCCAATGACTTCCTTACCTCTGTGGTGGAGCTGATAGGTGCTGCTAAGAGTCTCCTGGCTTGGCTTGACAG GACTCCTCTTACAGGGATCAGTGACTTTACAGCCACCAAGAACAAGATCATTCAGCTGTGCCTGGAGCTCACCACCACAGTTCAACAG GACTGCAGTGTTTACGAGATGGAAGAAAAGATCCTAGAAGTT TCTAAGACATTGAACAGTATCTGTGATCAGACCGTGAGAACCACATCTGACCCCCTGATGAGCCAGTCGGCCTGCTTGGAGGAAGTCCAGTTGACCAACATCAAGCCGGGCGAGGGTCTG GGAATGTACATCAAGTCTACTTATGATGGATTACATGTAATCACTGGAACCACAGAACAT tctcCTGCAGACTTGTCAAGAAAGATCCATGCTGGTGATGAGGTGATCCAAGTTAACCAGCAGACTGTG GTGGGTTGGCAGCTTAAAAACTTGGTTTTCAAACTGAGAGAAGACCCTAAAGGTGTGGTTCTACTGCTTAAGAAGAGACCCACAGGCACAACTAGTTTCACCCCCGCCCCACTTAAAAACATGCGCTGGAAGCCTCCTGTACCTCAG AGCAATACCTCAATGATGAGAGCTCAGTCCCCCTGCAGTTCAGCCAATGGATCTACCAAAAAAGAGAAGCCAGCTATCTTGGATTTGTACattccacctcctcctcttgtGCCCTACACCCCACG AGAGATGAGAACAGACTCCTTCCCCAGCATTAGTAAAAGACCAAAGGGGTCTGAGTCACCCAACTCCTTCCTGGACCAGGAGAACAGAAGACGATGTCCCATCCCAGATTATGACAAACTGAGTGCTGGCTGTCCGATTGAAGCCAACGTCATTCAGCCCAGAATGAGGGAGCATAAGCCGTCACGTG GTAAACCCCGGCCACTGTCAATGCCAGCAGATACCTGTGTTGGAGTAATTGATCCTTATGCTAAACCCTGGGCACAGGGCAGGAAAG GTGAGGACCTCCTGTACAGATACCTCAGTACCGAGCGGATCCCCACCATTGCTGAGGAGGTCCCATCAGGGTCTCCATCCTACAGGCGGGCAGGGGAGCGCCACCTCGTCCGCGTGGACCACATCCGAGGCAGTCGCTACTACTCCAACTCAGACCTccacaacagcgccaccatccCCTACCAGGAAGACATGAAAAAGGCCCCCGTAGCCCCCATCTCCAAGCGCACGTCGGCAGAACGCTCACTACTGGTCAGTTGGATCACGCGGCTTAAGCTATTGACTCACTGA